In one Streptomyces sp. NBC_01241 genomic region, the following are encoded:
- a CDS encoding bifunctional nuclease family protein yields MNELDVVGVRVEMPSNQPIVLLREVGGDRYLPIWIGPGEATAIAFAQQGMAPARPLTHDLFKDVLEAVGQELTEVRITDLREGVFYAELVFASGVEVSARPSDAIALALRTGTPIYGSDGVLDDAGIAIPDEQEDEVEKFREFLDQISPEDFGTNSQ; encoded by the coding sequence GTGAACGAGCTCGACGTTGTGGGTGTCCGGGTGGAAATGCCCTCGAACCAACCGATCGTGCTCCTGCGTGAAGTGGGAGGCGACCGGTACCTCCCCATTTGGATCGGTCCTGGTGAGGCGACCGCGATTGCCTTTGCCCAGCAGGGCATGGCGCCGGCCAGGCCGCTGACCCATGATCTCTTCAAGGATGTGCTCGAGGCCGTCGGCCAGGAGCTCACCGAGGTCCGCATCACGGACCTGCGCGAAGGGGTCTTCTACGCGGAGCTGGTATTCGCCAGCGGGGTCGAGGTGAGCGCGCGGCCGTCCGACGCCATAGCGCTCGCGTTGCGCACCGGAACGCCGATCTACGGCAGCGACGGGGTGCTCGACGACGCCGGCATCGCCATCCCCGACGAACAGGAGGACGAGGTGGAGAAGTTCCGCGAGTTCCTCGATCAGATTTCACCAGAGGACTTCGGCACCAACAGTCAGTGA
- the ftsR gene encoding transcriptional regulator FtsR — MLRTPTGGAGHGTATADDRPMSIGTVLLQLRDEFPEVTISKIRFLEAEGLVEPQRTPSGYRKFRAADVERLAQVLRMQRDHYLPLKVIREHLDALARGEQSALPSGGGPRDLTDGGWDAESGRATAARIGRAELLAATEATESDLDEWESYGLVAPSGEGGYDAEMVTVAKLVADLGRFGLEPRHLRAIRAAADREAGLIEQVVAPLRLHRNPQTRAHAEATARELAELSVRLHSALVQTALKVRFH; from the coding sequence ATGCTGAGAACACCGACGGGCGGTGCCGGTCACGGCACCGCCACTGCCGACGACCGCCCGATGAGCATCGGCACGGTGCTCCTGCAGCTGCGGGACGAGTTTCCCGAAGTGACGATCTCCAAGATTCGTTTCCTGGAGGCCGAAGGGCTTGTCGAGCCGCAGCGGACCCCCTCCGGCTACCGCAAGTTCCGTGCGGCCGACGTAGAGCGGCTCGCGCAGGTGCTGCGTATGCAGCGGGATCACTACCTCCCGCTGAAGGTCATCCGCGAGCATCTGGACGCCCTCGCCCGCGGCGAGCAGTCCGCCCTGCCCTCCGGAGGCGGTCCCCGGGATCTGACCGACGGCGGCTGGGATGCGGAGTCCGGGAGGGCGACCGCGGCCCGGATCGGCCGTGCCGAGCTGCTGGCGGCGACCGAGGCCACCGAGAGTGACCTCGACGAGTGGGAGTCGTACGGCCTGGTCGCTCCGAGCGGCGAGGGCGGCTACGACGCCGAGATGGTCACGGTGGCCAAGCTTGTGGCGGATCTGGGCCGATTCGGTCTGGAACCGCGTCACCTGCGTGCCATCCGGGCAGCCGCCGACCGCGAGGCGGGACTCATCGAGCAGGTGGTCGCGCCCCTGCGGCTGCACCGGAATCCGCAGACCAGAGCGCATGCCGAGGCCACCGCGAGGGAGCTCGCCGAGCTGTCGGTTCGACTTCACTCGGCCCTGGTGCAGACCGCTCTGAAGGTCCGGTTCCACTGA
- a CDS encoding FHA domain-containing protein, translating to MKLFGKLFGKSARDEAARHRAPRHGQADEQGSERPLFRDQVSGSGSDNAGASGASSVDPAGAGRIGSGEPSTSGTGGGFTPRQEGSSMPVCTRCGHRNAEASRFCSNCGAPLRGGIPERASETTSTISISGLEAYEAEVTGQTLAPSLSPEAQAAVDALPLGSALLVVRRGPNSGSRFLLDSELTTAGRHPQSDIFLDDVTVSRRHVEFRRSSDGSFTVGDVGSLNGTYVNRERIDSVALSNGDEVQIGKYRLVFYASQRGI from the coding sequence GTGAAGTTGTTTGGGAAGTTGTTCGGCAAGAGCGCTCGCGATGAGGCTGCCCGCCATCGCGCACCGCGTCATGGCCAGGCGGATGAGCAGGGCTCGGAGCGCCCGCTCTTCCGCGATCAGGTGTCCGGTTCGGGCAGTGACAACGCGGGTGCTTCCGGCGCGTCGTCTGTTGACCCTGCCGGTGCCGGCCGCATAGGTTCCGGAGAACCGTCAACCTCAGGTACGGGTGGAGGGTTTACCCCGAGGCAGGAGGGTTCGTCCATGCCAGTGTGTACGAGGTGCGGGCATCGCAACGCCGAGGCCAGTCGTTTCTGCTCCAACTGCGGTGCGCCGCTGAGGGGCGGAATTCCCGAGCGTGCCTCGGAGACGACCTCGACCATTTCCATCTCAGGTCTCGAGGCGTACGAGGCGGAGGTCACCGGGCAGACGCTCGCGCCGTCCCTCTCGCCCGAGGCTCAGGCCGCTGTCGACGCCCTTCCGCTCGGGTCGGCGCTGCTCGTGGTGCGGCGCGGTCCGAATTCAGGCAGCCGCTTCCTGCTGGACAGCGAGCTGACCACGGCCGGCCGCCACCCGCAGAGCGACATCTTCCTCGACGACGTGACGGTGTCGAGGCGGCACGTGGAGTTCCGCAGGAGCTCCGACGGAAGCTTCACGGTCGGGGATGTGGGCAGCCTCAACGGCACCTACGTCAACCGCGAGCGCATCGACTCCGTAGCCCTGTCCAACGGTGACGAAGTGCAGATCGGCAAGTACCGGCTGGTCTTCTACGCGAGCCAGCGGGGCATCTGA
- a CDS encoding DUF881 domain-containing protein, producing the protein MSNEELPSGKEHPGEQPADAAKELTGRQRLIAGLWPPRVTRAQLIVALLLFVLGLGLAIQVRSNNDNSALRGARQEDLVRILDELDGRTQRLEDEKQRLDAQRTELENSSDQAEEARKQTVEKERQLGVLAGTVAAHGPGITLTVNDPGNGVKADMLLDALQELRAAGAEAIEVNGVRVVANTYFSGDGGKVKVDGRKIAAPYVFKVIGKPQDLEPALNIPGGVVQTLEKEQATVHVEQADDIVVDVLRPAKRPDYARSSSP; encoded by the coding sequence ATGAGTAACGAAGAACTTCCCAGCGGCAAGGAGCATCCCGGCGAGCAGCCGGCCGACGCTGCCAAGGAGCTCACCGGGCGTCAGCGGCTCATCGCCGGTCTGTGGCCGCCGCGGGTGACACGGGCCCAACTCATCGTCGCGCTGCTGCTGTTCGTTCTCGGTCTCGGGCTGGCCATTCAGGTCCGTTCGAACAACGACAACAGCGCACTGAGAGGTGCCCGCCAGGAGGACCTCGTCCGCATTCTCGACGAGCTGGACGGCCGCACACAGCGTCTGGAGGACGAGAAGCAGCGTCTCGACGCTCAGCGAACGGAGCTGGAGAACAGCTCCGACCAGGCCGAGGAGGCGCGCAAGCAGACGGTGGAGAAGGAACGGCAACTCGGGGTCCTCGCGGGTACCGTGGCCGCGCACGGGCCCGGGATCACCCTCACCGTCAACGACCCGGGAAACGGAGTGAAGGCGGACATGCTGCTCGACGCGCTCCAGGAGCTGCGTGCGGCGGGCGCCGAGGCGATCGAGGTCAACGGCGTCAGAGTGGTGGCCAATACCTACTTCTCCGGTGACGGCGGCAAGGTCAAGGTTGACGGCCGTAAGATCGCCGCGCCGTACGTGTTCAAGGTGATCGGCAAGCCCCAGGACCTGGAGCCGGCGCTGAACATCCCCGGCGGTGTGGTGCAGACACTGGAGAAGGAGCAGGCCACCGTGCATGTTGAGCAGGCCGACGACATCGTCGTGGATGTCTTGCGACCGGCAAAGCGGCCTGACTACGCTCGGTCGTCGTCCCCGTGA
- a CDS encoding small basic family protein — translation MIAVLGLVVGVVVGLLVRPEVPAVVEPYLPIAVVAALDAVFGGLRAMLDGIFVDKVFVVSFLSNVVVAALIVFLGDKLGVGAQLSTGVVVVLGIRIFSNAAAIRRHVFRA, via the coding sequence GTGATCGCCGTACTGGGCCTCGTCGTGGGAGTCGTGGTCGGACTGTTGGTCCGGCCCGAGGTGCCGGCGGTGGTCGAGCCTTATCTTCCGATCGCTGTGGTGGCTGCTCTCGACGCAGTCTTCGGCGGTCTGAGGGCCATGCTCGACGGAATCTTTGTCGACAAGGTGTTCGTCGTGTCCTTCCTGTCGAATGTAGTGGTGGCCGCACTGATCGTGTTCCTGGGCGACAAGCTGGGCGTCGGCGCGCAGCTCTCCACCGGTGTGGTGGTCGTGCTCGGGATCCGGATCTTCTCCAACGCCGCGGCCATCCGCCGGCACGTCTTCCGGGCCTGA
- a CDS encoding DUF881 domain-containing protein — MSQQPPDRSTATRPDASMSLLTNVMDHSLDDGYAEASARRKADGSAGLPRTLKAKFGLAACLVLAALVVTLGAAQARVAAPVLAKEREELIDRIGEETAAADNLEARVDKLRDDVGSRQRKALEKHGGDQGELVALLAGATPVEGPGVKLVVDDAKGTDQGGGGPRETSGFSDTGRVRDRDLQRVVNGLWQSGAEAIAINGQRLTALSAIRAAGDAILVDNRPLVPPYTVLAVGDGKPLSSAFQDSADGQYLQALKDTFDIRTSMSVQEKVSLQVAPSLIVRTAEPYKAADTGSGAAETGKGTS, encoded by the coding sequence ATGTCGCAGCAGCCCCCCGATCGGAGTACCGCCACGCGCCCCGACGCGTCCATGTCGCTGCTGACCAATGTGATGGACCACAGCCTCGACGACGGGTACGCCGAGGCATCGGCGCGTCGCAAGGCAGACGGGAGCGCGGGACTGCCCCGCACACTCAAGGCGAAATTCGGCCTCGCCGCCTGTCTGGTCCTTGCTGCCCTTGTCGTCACGCTCGGCGCCGCGCAGGCGCGCGTCGCCGCGCCGGTCCTCGCCAAGGAGCGCGAGGAATTGATCGACCGTATCGGCGAGGAGACGGCGGCGGCGGACAACCTCGAGGCGCGGGTCGACAAGCTCCGGGACGATGTGGGCAGTCGACAGCGCAAGGCGCTGGAGAAGCACGGGGGGGACCAGGGGGAACTGGTGGCGTTGCTCGCCGGCGCGACACCGGTGGAAGGGCCCGGCGTGAAACTCGTCGTCGACGACGCCAAGGGCACCGACCAGGGCGGTGGCGGGCCGAGGGAGACCAGCGGGTTTTCCGACACCGGGCGGGTCCGCGACCGGGACCTGCAGCGCGTCGTCAACGGCCTGTGGCAGTCCGGTGCGGAAGCGATCGCCATCAACGGGCAGCGTCTGACCGCCCTGTCGGCGATCCGCGCGGCCGGCGACGCCATACTGGTCGACAACAGACCGCTCGTGCCGCCGTACACGGTGCTGGCGGTGGGGGACGGGAAGCCGTTGAGCAGCGCATTCCAGGACAGTGCCGACGGCCAGTATCTGCAGGCGCTCAAGGACACCTTCGACATCCGGACGAGCATGTCCGTCCAGGAAAAGGTGAGCCTCCAGGTCGCGCCGAGCCTGATCGTACGAACAGCAGAGCCTTACAAGGCCGCAGACACCGGCAGTGGTGCGGCAGAGACAGGGAAGGGCACATCGTGA
- a CDS encoding mannose-1-phosphate guanyltransferase, whose translation MKAVVMAGGEGTRLRPMTSSMPKPLLPVANRPIMEHVLRLLKRHGLNETVVTVQFLASLVKNYFGDGEELGMELSYANEEKPLGTAGSVKNAEEALKDDTFLVISGDALTDFDLTDLIAFHKEKGGLVTVCLTRVPNPLEFGITIVDEAGQVERFLEKPTWGQVFSDTVNTGIYVMEPEVFDYVEADVSVDWSADVFPQLMKEGKPIYGYVAEGYWEDVGTHESYVKAQADVLERKVDVEIDGFEISPGVWVAEGAEVHPDAVLRGPLYIGDYAKVEAGVEIREHTVIGSNVVVKSGAFLHKAVVHDNVYIGQHSNLRGCVIGKNTDVMRAARIEDGAVIGDECLVGEESIVQGNVRVYPFKTIEAGAFVNTSVIWESRGQAHLFGARGVSGILNVEITPELAVRLAGAYATTLKKGSTVTTARDHSRGARALKRAVISALQASAIDVRDLENVPMPVARQQTARGSAGGIMIRTSPGVPDSVDIMFFDERGADLSQARQRKLDRVYARQEYRRAFPGEIGDLHFPSSVFDSYTGSLLRNVDTAGIADAALKVVVDASNGSAGLVLPSLLGRLGVDALTINPGLDESRPTESAETRRSGLVRLGEIVSSARAAFGVRFDPVGERLSLVDERGRIVEDDRALLVMLDLVAAERRSGRVALPVTTTRVAEQVAAYHGTQVEWTTTSPDDLTRVGREEGTIFGGDGRGGFIVPEFSSVFDGSAAFVRLLGLVARTQLTLSQIDARIPRAHVLRRDLATPWAVKGMVMRRVVEAAGDRSVDTTDGVRVVEADGRWVMVLPDPAEAVTHLWAEGPDDASAQALLDEWAAVVDSAGH comes from the coding sequence ATGAAGGCCGTCGTGATGGCTGGCGGCGAAGGCACTCGTCTTCGCCCCATGACCTCAAGCATGCCCAAGCCGCTTCTGCCCGTCGCCAATCGGCCGATCATGGAGCATGTGCTGCGGTTGCTCAAGCGGCACGGGCTCAATGAGACCGTCGTAACGGTCCAATTCCTCGCCTCGTTGGTCAAGAACTACTTCGGGGACGGTGAAGAGCTCGGGATGGAGCTCAGTTACGCCAACGAGGAGAAACCGCTCGGCACTGCGGGGAGCGTGAAAAATGCTGAGGAAGCACTGAAGGACGACACCTTCCTCGTGATTTCCGGTGATGCACTCACCGACTTCGATCTCACCGACCTCATCGCCTTCCACAAGGAAAAGGGCGGGCTGGTGACCGTGTGCCTGACCCGGGTGCCGAATCCGCTGGAATTCGGCATCACCATCGTCGACGAGGCGGGCCAGGTAGAACGTTTCCTGGAGAAGCCCACCTGGGGTCAGGTCTTCTCGGACACCGTCAACACAGGCATCTACGTCATGGAGCCCGAGGTTTTCGACTATGTCGAGGCTGACGTCTCCGTGGACTGGTCCGCTGATGTTTTCCCGCAGCTGATGAAGGAAGGAAAGCCCATCTACGGCTATGTCGCCGAGGGCTACTGGGAGGACGTCGGCACTCACGAGAGCTATGTGAAGGCCCAGGCCGACGTTCTCGAGCGCAAGGTCGACGTCGAGATCGACGGCTTCGAGATCTCGCCGGGCGTATGGGTCGCGGAAGGCGCCGAAGTGCATCCCGACGCGGTACTGCGAGGCCCGCTGTACATCGGGGACTACGCAAAAGTCGAAGCCGGCGTGGAGATTCGCGAGCACACGGTCATCGGATCCAACGTCGTTGTCAAGAGCGGCGCTTTTCTGCATAAGGCCGTGGTGCACGACAACGTCTACATCGGTCAGCACAGCAACCTGCGCGGATGCGTGATCGGCAAGAACACCGACGTCATGCGGGCCGCCCGTATCGAGGATGGCGCGGTCATCGGCGACGAATGTCTGGTCGGTGAGGAATCGATCGTTCAGGGAAATGTTCGGGTTTACCCGTTCAAGACGATCGAGGCCGGTGCCTTTGTCAATACCTCGGTGATCTGGGAATCACGGGGGCAGGCTCATCTCTTCGGGGCCCGTGGTGTATCCGGGATTCTGAACGTCGAGATCACGCCGGAGCTGGCTGTCCGGCTCGCCGGAGCGTATGCCACGACTCTCAAGAAGGGGTCGACGGTCACCACGGCACGTGACCACTCCCGCGGTGCCCGTGCGCTGAAGAGAGCGGTGATCTCCGCGCTTCAGGCCAGCGCCATCGACGTACGGGACCTGGAGAACGTACCGATGCCCGTCGCGCGCCAGCAGACCGCACGCGGCAGTGCCGGCGGGATCATGATCCGTACCTCCCCCGGGGTACCCGACTCGGTCGACATCATGTTCTTCGACGAGCGGGGCGCGGACCTCTCACAGGCACGCCAGCGGAAGCTGGACCGGGTCTATGCACGTCAGGAGTACCGTCGGGCCTTCCCAGGGGAGATCGGGGACCTGCACTTCCCGTCCAGCGTCTTCGACTCGTACACCGGATCGCTGCTGCGGAACGTGGATACCGCAGGGATCGCCGACGCGGCTCTCAAGGTCGTCGTCGACGCCTCCAACGGCAGTGCCGGGCTCGTCCTTCCCAGCCTGCTCGGACGGCTCGGCGTGGACGCGTTGACCATCAATCCCGGCCTGGACGAATCCCGGCCCACCGAGTCCGCCGAAACCCGGCGGTCCGGACTGGTGCGGTTGGGGGAGATCGTCTCCTCGGCACGGGCTGCCTTCGGCGTGCGGTTCGACCCGGTCGGTGAGCGACTCTCCCTGGTCGACGAACGGGGCAGGATCGTGGAGGACGACCGGGCACTCCTGGTGATGCTCGACCTCGTGGCCGCCGAGCGGCGCAGTGGGCGGGTGGCGCTGCCGGTGACCACCACGCGGGTCGCCGAGCAGGTCGCGGCGTACCACGGCACGCAGGTCGAATGGACGACGACATCGCCCGACGATCTGACGCGCGTGGGACGTGAGGAAGGCACCATCTTCGGTGGGGACGGCCGCGGCGGCTTCATCGTTCCCGAATTCAGCAGCGTCTTCGACGGCTCCGCCGCCTTCGTGCGACTCCTCGGGCTCGTCGCCAGGACCCAGCTCACCCTCAGCCAGATCGATGCCCGCATTCCCCGTGCCCACGTCCTGCGGCGGGATCTGGCCACACCTTGGGCTGTCAAGGGCATGGTCATGCGCCGGGTCGTGGAGGCCGCCGGGGACCGCAGTGTGGACACGACGGACGGCGTGCGCGTCGTCGAGGCCGACGGACGATGGGTGATGGTGCTTCCGGACCCGGCCGAGGCTGTCACCCATTTGTGGGCCGAGGGCCCGGACGACGCCTCCGCGCAGGCGTTGCTGGACGAATGGGCAGCGGTTGTGGACAGCGCAGGTCACTGA
- a CDS encoding CDP-alcohol phosphatidyltransferase family protein gives MEVQETRVQTDRVLTIPNILSMARLVGVPLFLWLILRPEFGGPKSDGWALLVLMLSGVSDYLDGKLARRWNQISSLGRLLDPAADRLYILSTLVGLTWREILPLWLTAALLARELMLLVMVGILRRHGYPPPQVNFLGKAATFNLMYAFPLLLLSDGSGWLASLAAVFGWAFAGWGTTLYWWAGILYVVQVRRLVKADVAAD, from the coding sequence GTGGAGGTCCAGGAGACTCGGGTCCAGACGGACCGGGTACTCACCATCCCCAACATCCTCAGCATGGCTCGCCTTGTCGGGGTCCCGCTCTTCCTGTGGCTGATTCTTCGCCCCGAGTTCGGCGGGCCCAAGAGCGATGGCTGGGCACTGCTGGTGCTGATGCTCAGCGGGGTCAGCGACTACCTCGACGGTAAGCTCGCTCGCCGGTGGAACCAGATCAGCAGCCTCGGCCGGCTCCTGGACCCCGCCGCTGACCGCCTCTACATTCTTTCGACCCTCGTTGGCCTAACCTGGCGGGAGATCCTGCCGCTCTGGCTTACCGCGGCACTTCTGGCCCGCGAACTGATGCTCCTCGTGATGGTGGGAATCCTGCGCCGTCATGGCTATCCGCCGCCCCAGGTGAACTTCCTGGGGAAGGCCGCCACGTTCAACCTGATGTACGCGTTCCCCTTGTTGCTGCTCAGCGATGGAAGTGGTTGGCTGGCATCTCTGGCTGCCGTTTTCGGATGGGCGTTCGCAGGTTGGGGTACAACGCTCTACTGGTGGGCAGGGATCCTCTACGTGGTTCAGGTCCGCAGACTCGTCAAGGCGGATGTAGCAGCCGATTGA
- a CDS encoding PTS sugar transporter subunit IIA, translated as MTTVTSPLAGRAVGLAAVPDPVFSGAMVGPGTAIDPEREPSEAVAPVDGIVVSLHPHAFVVVDEHGHGVLVHLGIDTVQLNGEGFELLVNKGDTVTRGQGIVRWDPAGVEAGGKSPVCPIVALEATADSLSDVREDGDVKMGDTLFGWQ; from the coding sequence ATGACCACTGTGACGTCCCCTCTTGCCGGGCGTGCCGTCGGGCTCGCCGCGGTACCGGACCCGGTCTTCTCCGGCGCGATGGTGGGGCCCGGAACCGCCATTGATCCCGAGCGCGAGCCGTCCGAAGCCGTAGCGCCGGTCGACGGCATCGTTGTCTCCCTGCACCCGCACGCGTTCGTCGTCGTGGACGAGCACGGGCACGGTGTGCTCGTCCACCTCGGCATCGACACCGTTCAGCTCAATGGCGAGGGCTTCGAACTGCTCGTGAACAAGGGGGACACGGTCACCCGAGGTCAGGGCATCGTGCGGTGGGACCCTGCGGGCGTCGAGGCCGGCGGCAAGTCCCCCGTGTGTCCGATCGTCGCGCTGGAAGCCACCGCTGACTCCCTCTCCGATGTCCGCGAGGACGGCGACGTGAAGATGGGCGACACGTTGTTCGGCTGGCAGTGA
- the ptsP gene encoding phosphoenolpyruvate--protein phosphotransferase gives METTLRGVGVSHGVAIGEVRHMGTAVLEPPAKQIPAEEAEREQGRARQAVEAVAADLIARGNLAGGEAQHVLEAQAMMAQDPELIADVERRIAVGSTAERGVYDAFAAYRALLANAGEYLAGRVADLDDVRNRIVARLLGVPMPGVPDSDEPYVLIARDLAPADTALLDPALVLGFVTEEGGPTSHSAILARALGVPAVVALPGAGELAEGTVVAVDGSTGEIFVEPSAEKRAEMERAAAARKAVLSASTGPGATSDHHRVPLLANVGGPGDVPAAVEAGAEGVGLFRTEFLFLDDSKQAPSEEKQVAAYRAVLEAFPEGRVVVRVLDAGADKPLDFLTPADEPNPALGVRGLRSLLDHPEVLRTQLTALAKAAEGLPVHLEVMAPMVADRADAKAFADACRAAGLAAKFGAMVEIPSAALRARSILREVEFLSLGTNDLAQYTFAADRQVGAVSRLQDPWQPALLDLVALSAEAARAEGKSCGVCGEAASDPLLACVLTGLGVTSLSMGAASIPYVRATLAKYTLAQCERAASAARAADSAEEARVAAQAVLSGE, from the coding sequence ATGGAGACAACGCTGCGAGGCGTCGGTGTGAGCCACGGAGTGGCGATCGGCGAGGTTCGTCATATGGGTACGGCGGTGCTCGAACCGCCGGCCAAGCAGATCCCTGCCGAGGAGGCGGAGCGCGAACAGGGGCGCGCTCGCCAGGCCGTGGAAGCGGTGGCGGCCGATCTGATCGCGCGCGGCAATCTTGCCGGTGGCGAGGCTCAGCATGTGCTCGAGGCCCAGGCCATGATGGCGCAGGACCCCGAGCTGATTGCTGATGTGGAGCGGCGCATTGCCGTCGGCAGCACCGCCGAACGCGGCGTCTACGACGCGTTCGCCGCCTATCGGGCGCTGCTCGCCAACGCCGGCGAGTACCTCGCCGGGCGGGTCGCCGACCTCGACGACGTGCGTAACCGGATCGTGGCTCGCCTGCTCGGTGTGCCGATGCCCGGTGTGCCGGACAGCGACGAGCCCTATGTCCTGATCGCCAGGGACCTCGCGCCGGCCGACACGGCGCTGCTCGACCCTGCGCTGGTGCTCGGCTTCGTGACCGAGGAGGGCGGGCCGACCAGTCACAGCGCGATTCTGGCGCGTGCGCTCGGTGTGCCCGCTGTGGTGGCGCTCCCCGGGGCCGGTGAGCTGGCCGAGGGCACCGTCGTCGCGGTGGACGGCAGCACCGGTGAGATCTTTGTCGAGCCCAGCGCCGAGAAGCGTGCGGAGATGGAACGTGCCGCTGCGGCGCGCAAGGCCGTGCTGTCCGCTTCGACCGGTCCGGGTGCGACCTCCGACCATCACAGGGTCCCGCTGCTCGCGAATGTGGGCGGGCCCGGTGATGTGCCGGCTGCCGTCGAGGCCGGCGCGGAAGGCGTGGGACTGTTCCGTACCGAGTTCCTGTTTCTGGACGACAGCAAGCAGGCGCCGTCCGAAGAGAAGCAGGTCGCGGCGTACCGGGCGGTGCTCGAAGCGTTCCCTGAGGGGCGTGTCGTGGTGCGGGTGCTGGATGCCGGCGCCGACAAGCCGCTCGACTTTCTGACGCCGGCGGACGAGCCCAACCCGGCACTGGGTGTGCGTGGGCTGCGGAGCCTCCTGGATCACCCCGAGGTGCTGCGGACCCAGCTCACCGCGCTGGCGAAGGCTGCCGAAGGTCTGCCCGTCCACCTCGAGGTCATGGCTCCGATGGTGGCGGACCGTGCGGACGCAAAGGCCTTCGCCGATGCCTGCCGTGCGGCCGGGCTGGCGGCGAAGTTCGGTGCGATGGTGGAGATTCCGTCCGCGGCTCTGCGGGCGCGCTCGATCCTGCGGGAGGTTGAGTTCCTTTCGCTGGGCACGAATGACCTGGCGCAGTACACCTTTGCCGCCGACCGTCAGGTGGGTGCGGTGTCGCGGCTGCAGGATCCTTGGCAGCCTGCGCTGCTCGACCTCGTAGCGCTGTCTGCGGAGGCGGCCAGGGCCGAGGGCAAGAGCTGTGGTGTCTGTGGTGAAGCCGCCTCCGATCCGCTGCTTGCCTGTGTCTTGACGGGGTTGGGTGTGACGTCGTTGTCGATGGGCGCCGCGTCCATTCCCTACGTCCGCGCCACCCTGGCGAAGTACACGCTCGCGCAGTGCGAGCGGGCCGCTTCCGCCGCTCGTGCGGCGGACTCCGCCGAAGAGGCGCGGGTAGCGGCGCAGGCGGTGCTGTCGGGCGAATAG